The Candidatus Neomarinimicrobiota bacterium region CAGATACAGCGCAGCAATTAAGAGTCCGGTATTTTCCAAAATTTTCTTCCATCCCACTTTCTGACTTCCCTGGCCGAAGCATCCGCAACTGATATCGAGTCCGCGCGCCATGGCAATTGCCACCATCAGAATAAAAAAAGCCATCAACCCCGCCGAAATCCATGCGGATGCCCTTTGAAGAAAAGGGATCCAAAGACCGAAACCGATAAAAAGTTCAAGCATGATAAGCCAGATAGCCAGGATATGCAGAGGTTGGGGTGGAAAAAGTTTATAATTCATAATATCCCTGACGAAGAGATGGGGGTCCGCCAGCTTTGAAAAACCACTGATTAGAAACACAACACTTAAAAGAAGCATGCATGCTAATTTTAGTATGGGCTGCTTATTCATTCAGAACACCTTCCCTTCGCCCACTTCCACGGGATTGCCTTTATCAATCCAGACTTTCCATCCACCAAAGAAGTAATAAACTTCCGGAAAGACGAAAACCAGTTTTTCCGCCAGATCAACGCTGGACATGCAATCAGCCCCGTCACAATAGGT contains the following coding sequences:
- a CDS encoding DoxX family membrane protein, producing MNKQPILKLACMLLLSVVFLISGFSKLADPHLFVRDIMNYKLFPPQPLHILAIWLIMLELFIGFGLWIPFLQRASAWISAGLMAFFILMVAIAMARGLDISCGCFGQGSQKVGWKKILENTGLLIAALYLLWPRTSEKSSVTSSDL